In Astyanax mexicanus isolate ESR-SI-001 chromosome 5, AstMex3_surface, whole genome shotgun sequence, a single window of DNA contains:
- the si:dkey-43k4.5 gene encoding potassium voltage-gated channel subfamily S member 2 has translation MVKENLPAWIQDPEDRLLNINVGGLKHSFCSSLLQKFPDTRLCRLLSCDTEEAILQICDDYDVQKKEFYFDRNPGLFPYVLHFYQTGKLHIMEELCVFSFCQEIEYWGINEFFLDNCCSYRYHDRKLESHHKSWDEESDVSSVDTSVDEISDLNKDIQHFQDMRCGNVRKCLWLTLENPGYSIPSKLFSLLSISVVLMSIATMCINSIPEYQMFDDNGQQIEDPTMHALEIFCICWFTFEVVTRMILAPNRQKFFLLPLNMIDIVSVVPIYITLFFDLVAGGESELGNLGKIVQVLRLMRIFRVLKLARHSTGLRSLGATLRHSYREVGILLLYLAVGVSVFSGMAYTAEYEEDVGLDTIPACWWWGTVSMTTVGYGDVVPVTVAGKLAASGCILGGTLVVALPITIIFNKFSHFYRKQKALEASVRNNNKKRLGINRQEGEEEEVSDGDSQCLEEEDEDEDDHRGGVVNYSYIDHPLPVPLCQYERRAPLARGQ, from the exons ATGGTGAAGGAGAACCTCCCTGCATGGATCCAGGATCCAGAGGATCGGCTGCTTAACATCAATGTAGGAGGCCTGAAGCACAGCTTCTGCTCAAGCCTGCTCCAAAAGTTTCCAGACACACGTCTGTGTCGCCTTCTGTCCTGTGACACGGAGGAAGCCATTCTCCAGATTTGTGATGACTATGATGTTCAGAAGAAAGAGTTTTATTTTGACCGTAACCCTGGACTCTTCCCCTACGTCCTCCATTTCTATCAGACTGGAAAGTTACACATCATGGAGGAGCTGTGTGTCTTCTCCTTCTGCCAGGAGATTGAGTATTGGGGAATCAATGAGTTCTTCTTGGACAATTGCTGTAGTTATCGTTATCATGATCGCAAACTGGAGAGCCATCACAAGTCCTGGGATGAGGAGAGTGACGTGAGCAGCGTGGACACCTCTGTGGATGAGATATCTGATCTCAACAAGGACATTCAACATTTCCAGGACATGCGTTGTGGTAATGTTCGTAAGTGCCTTTGGCTGACTTTAGAAAATCCTGGATATTCCATCCCAAGTAAACTCTTCAGCTTGCTGTCCATCAGCGTCGTATTAATGTCAATTGCTACCATGTGCATCAACAGCATCCCAGAGTACCAGATGTTTGATGACAATGGTCAGCAGATTGAGGACCCAACCATGCATGCCTTGGAGATCTTCTGTATCTGCTGGTTCACTTTTGAAGTGGTGACACGTATGATCCTAGCCCCAAACCGCCAAAAGTTTTTCCTCCTTCCACTGAACATGATTGACATTGTCTCAGTGGTGCCGATTtacatcacacttttttttgatCTGGTTGCTGGTGGCGAATCTGAGCTGGGGAACCTAGGGAAAATCGTCCAGGTTCTTAGGCTGATGAGGATCTTCAGGGTACTTAAGTTGGCCAGACACTCAACTGGGCTGAGGTCACTAGGTGCTACATTACGG CACAGTTACAGAGAGGTGGGCATCCTGCTGCTGTACCTTGCTGTGGGCGTGTCAGTCTTCTCTGGTATGGCATACACTGCAGAATACGAAGAGGATGTAGGTTTGGACACCATTCCAGCCTGCTGGTGGTGGGGTACAGTCAGCATGACTACAGTTGGGTACGGAGACGTTGTGCCTGTTACAGTAGCAGGAAAGCTGGCAGCTTCCGGCTGCATCCTGGGAGGCACACTGGTGGTGGCATTACCCATCACCATCATCTTCAACAAGTTCTCCCATTTCTACCGCAAACAGAAAGCTCTGGAAGCTTCGGTGAGGAACAATAACAAGAAGAGACTCGGGATAAATCGGCAGgagggagaagaggaggaggtgtCTGATGGGGATAGTCAGTGTttagaggaagaggatgaggatgaagatgatcATAGAGGAGGGGTGGTGAACTACAGTTACATAGACCATCCGCTTCCAGTACCTTTATGTCAGTACGAGAGAAGAGCACCACTCGCGAGGGGACAATGA